GGCTGGATCACCTCCTTTCTAAGGAAGAAGGCCACGCACCCTCGAAGACGGGGTATGTGGTAACGATCAAACAAGACCCGTCGCAAGACACTCGGCGCACGGGGCGCACGGCTGGAGTCTTTGCCTCTATCGCTATTTGGTTTTGAGAGACCGACACCGCTCCCCTCGGGGAGCGCTCGGGTCTTGGGTCTTTGAGAAGGTGCAGGGTACGGACGGACCAGCGGACCAACCCAGGGCCTATAGCTCAGGTGGTTAGAGCGCACGCCTGATAAGCGTGAGGTCGGTAGTTCGAGTCTACCTAGGCCCACCACGCCGTCGCAAGACGTGAACCGTGAAGGGGCAAGAGGAAGGCTCGGGGCAGCTTCACGCTTCACCCTTCACGCTTCACGGGAGTGCTTGGGGGTGTAGCTCAGCTGGGAGAGCACCTGCTTTGCAAGCAGGGGGTCATCGGTTCGAATCCGTTCACCTCCACCAGGGTTTAGCGCGTGGCGCGTGGCGCGTAGCGCGTAGCGCGTTGGAGTCAAGGCCTTGGGTCTTTCTCCAACGAGCAACGCGCCGCGAGCAACGAGCCTCGGTTTTACCGGTCTTTGACAACTTCATATGCAGGGGAAAGAAAGCGTAGCAAGCGCTGATGGTAGGGTACTCCTTTCGGGGTACTCGAGACTCGAGCGCGCGCGAAGGATACGGCGGGTCAAGCTAGTAAGGGCACATGGTGGATGCCTAGGCACCAGCCGGCGACGAAGGACGCGGATAGCTGCGAAAAGCCTCGGGGAGCCGCTAAACAGGCATTGATCCGGGGATGTCCGAATGGGGAAACCCGGCCGGGGTAACTGCCCGGTCATCCGTACCTGAATCCATAGGGTACGGAAGCCAACGCGGGGAAGTGAAACATCTCAGTACCCGCAGGAACAGAAATCAACCGAGATTCTCCTAGTAGCGGCGAGCGAACGGGGAAGAGCCCAAACCGTCTTTGTGCCAAGCCTGCAGGCGTTGCAGGGACGGGGTTGTGGGGGAGCACTGGAGGCCGCTGCAGTGGCCTCGGGGAGTCAAAAACGCGATCGGTAGTCAAAGCTTCTGGGAAGGAGCGCCACAGAGGGTGAGAGCCCCGTAGGCGAAACCGATCGCACTTCCTGGGTGCTCTACCCGAGTACCACGGGTCACGTGAAACCCCGTGGGAAGCCGGGAGGACCATCTTCCAAGGCTAAATACGAGCTGGTGACCGATAGTGAACCAGTACCGTGAGGGAAAGGTGAAAAGCACCCCGACGAGGGGAGTGAAAAGTACCTGAAACCATGTGCCTACAGTCTGTGGGAGCCCTATGGGTCTTCGGACCAAGGGGTGACCGCGTGCCTTTTGCATAATGAGTCAGCGAGTTACTTTCTGCAGCGAGGTTAAGCCGAAAGAGGTGGAGCCGCAGCGAAAGCGAGTCCGAATAGGGCGCACGAGTTGCAGGGAGTAGACCCGAAACCGGGTGATCTATCCATGTCCAGGGTAAAGCTGGGGTAAGACCCAGTGGAGGCCCGAACCGTAGAAGGTTGAAAACTTCTCGGATGAGGTGTGGATAGGGGTGAAAGGCCAATCAAACTCGGTGATAGCTGGTTCTCCCCGAAATATATTGAGGTATAGCCTCGCACGGTAGCCCGCGGAGGTAGAGCACTGGATGGGCTAGGGCCCCCACCAGGGTACCAAACCTAACCAAACTCCGAATGCCGCGGGTGGAACTGCGGGAGTCAGACGGCGGGGGATAAGCTCCGTCGTCGAGAGGGAAAGAGCCCAGACCGCCAGCTAAGGTCCCAAAGTTCGTGCTAAGTGGGAAAGGATGTGGGACTGCCCAGACAGCCAGGAGGTTGGCTTAGAAGCAGCCATCCTTTAAAGAAAGCGTAATAGCTCACTGGTCGAGTGGGCCTGCGCCGAAGATGTAACGGGGCTCAAGCACGGCACCGAAGCTGCGGATGTGCATCGCAAGATGTACGTGGTAGGGGAGCGTTCTGTGGGGGGTGAAGCCGGACCGGAAGGACCGGTGGACTCCACGGAAGTGCTTATGCTGACATGAGTAGCGATAAAGCGGGTGAGAATCCCGCTCGCCGAAAGCCTAAGGTTTCCTGGGCAAGGCTCGTCCGCCCAGGGTGAGTCGATCCCCTAAGCCGAGGCCGAAAGGCGTAGGTGATGGGAAGCCGGTTAATATTCCGGCACCACCGCAGTCGCGATTGGACCGATGGGGGGACGCAGAAGGGTAGGTCAGCCAGGCGATGGTCGTCCTGGTTTAAGCGTGTAGGCGGGAGGTTTAGGCAAAACCGGATCTCCGCAAACGCCAAGGCGTGATGACGAGGCCACTTGTGGCCGAAGTGATTGATCCCATGCTGCCAAGAAAATCCTCTAGGGAGTGGCTGAGGTGATCGTACCGCAAACCGACACAGGTAGGCGAGGAGAGTATCCTAAGGCGCGTGAGAGAACTCTGGCTAAGGAACTCGGCAAAATGACACCGTAACTTCGGGATAAGGTGTGCCCCTGTAGGGTGAAGGGACTTGCTCCTGGAGCTCGAAGGGGTTGCAGAGAAACGGCGGTAGCGACTGTTTATCAAAAACACAGGACTCTGCGAAGCCGCAAGGCGAAGTATAGGGTCTGACGCCTGCCCGGTGCCGGAAGGTTAAGGGGAGGGGTTAGCCGCAAGGCGAAGCTCCGAACCGAAGCCCCGGTAAACGGCGGCCGTAACTATAACGGTCCTAAGGTAGCGAAATTCCTTGTCGGGTAAGTTCCGACCTGCACGAATGGCGTAACGACTTCCGCACTGTCTCAGCCAGGGACTCAGCGAAATTGAAGTGGGGGTGAAAATACCCTCAACCCGCAGCAAGACGAAAAGACCCCGTGCACCTTTACTACAGCTTGGCAATGGATTTCGGGCGTGCATGTGTAGGATAGGTGGGAGGCTGCGAAGCCGGGACGCTAGTTTCGGTGGAGCCAACCTTGAAATACCACCCTTGTGCGTCTGGGATTCTAACCTAGGCCCGTGAAACCGGGCTGGGGACATTGCCTGGCGGGTAGTTTGACTGGGGCGGTCGCCTCCCAAAGAGTAACGGAGGCGCGCGAAGGTTCCCTCAGACGGATTGGAAACCCGTCGCAGAGTGCAAAGGCATAAGGGAGCTTGACTGCGAGACTGACAGGTCGAGCAGGTGGGAAACCAGGCCTTAGTGATCCGGTGGTCCCGCATGGAAGGGCCATCGCTCAACGGATAAAAGGTACGCCGGGGATAACAGGCTGATACCGCCCAAGAGTTCACATCGACGGCGGTGTTTGGCACCTCGATGTCGGCTCGTCACATCCCGGGGCTGGAGCAGGTCCCAAGGGTTCGGCTGTTCGCCGATTAAAGTGGTACGCGAGCTGGGTTCAGAACGTCGTGAGACAGTTCGGTCTCTATCTGCTGCGGGCGTAGGAGATTTGAGAGGAGCCTCCCCTAGTACGAGAGGACCGGGGTGGACGAACCTCTAGTGTTCCGGTTGTCCTGCCAAGGGCAGCGCCGGGTAGCTATGTTCGGAACGGATAACCGCTGAAAGCATCTAAGCGGGAAGCCTCCCTCAAGACGAGATCTCCCCGGGGAGAAATCCCCCTAAAGGCCCCTCGAAGACGACGAGGTTGATAGGCCGGGCGTGAACGCGTGGCAACACGTGGAGCGGACCGGTACTAAAGGGCCGTGCGGCTTGACCCCACTTTCGTGTCCTTCGACACGCGTAAGAGTCAAACGATTCAGACGCAAACTGCGCTTTCCATTCCCCTGGTATGGAGTTGTTCGTTTTTCGGTGGCCATGGCGAGGGGGAGACACCCGTTCCCATTCCGAACACGGCCGTTAAGCCCCTCAGCGCCGATGGTACTGCCCGGGTAACCGGGTGGGAGAGTAGGTCGCCGCCGATCTTGTTGCCAAAGACGCCCCCGCGGAGGTCTCCCCTCCCGGGGGCGTTTTCTCGTCCGGTGCGCGGAACCTGGGAACAGGACGAACCCTTCTGGGCTTGCGGCAGGGGCGAGATGGCGGGTGGGCGGCGGCGCTGCTATGATGAAGCCTGCGTGGCGCACCGAGCGCCCCTCGGAGGAGTGTCATGCTCAGCCCCAACGCCATGGCCGACCGCTTGCGGAGCGCGTTTACCCCGGGCCAGGCTTCCGTCCTCACCGATGTGATCTGGCAGGCCTACAACGAGCTCGTCAAGGCGAGCGACCTCGCCGAGCTCAAGGAGGTCGTCCAAGAGCTTGCCGAGGCCCAGCGCGACCTCGCCGACGCCCAGAAGCGCACCGAGGCCCGGGTGGACGTTCTCGGGCAGCGGATGGGAGAGCTTGCCGAGGCGCAAAGGCGCACCGACGAGAAGATGGGGGCCCTCGCCGAGGCCCAGAAGCGCACCGACGAGAGGATGGGCGCGCTCGCCGAGGCCCAAAGGCGCACCGATGGCCGCTTGGACTCCCTGGCGCACAGCATGCAAGAGCTCGCCCAGGCCATGAAGGAGACCCGCCGGGAGTTCGGCGGGGTTACCGCCAGCGTCTCCTACGCCCTGGAGAACGAGGCCTACCGGCTCGCCCCCCGGGTGCTGGCCGAGCGCTACGGGGTCACCCTAGAAGAGAAGCTCGTTCGCACCACCATCCGGGGCGAAGAGGTGAACCTCTTCGGCCGGGGCCGCCGGGACGGCCGCGAGGTCTGGGTCGTGGGCGAGGCCAAGCTCCGCGTCGACGTGGGCCGGGGCCGGAAAGGCGCCCGCGACCTCTTCACCCAGCTCGAGACCAAAGTGGCCGCCGTGCGGGCCGAGCTGGGCGACGTGGACGTGGTGCGCGTGCTCGTGACCCACTTCGCCACCCCCGAGTTCCTCACCATGGCCCAGGAGCGCAACACCCTGGTCATCCAGAGCTTCGAGTGGTGAGGTCCGAGCTCCCGCGCGGCGTGGGCGTACTTCCGCGCGATCTAGGTGGAATCCGTTGTCGTGGACGGGGGTAGCCGATGGCCTATGAGAAGCTCAGGGCGCGGTGGGCGGAGGAGCGCCGATCCCGCGAGGCGCGCTCCGAGGCCCTCCGCAGGCGGATCGAGGCGTGCGGGCCGCTCCTCTTCCGGCGCTACCATGTGCAGAAGGCCGTGCTCTTCGGCTCGGCGGCCGAGGGCCGCTCCTCGGAACGCTCCGACGTCGACCTCTTCGTCACGCCCCTCGACAGCGAGACGTACTGGGAGCTCCGGCGGGAGCTCGAAGAGGCCCTGGGTGCTCCCGTAGATCTCTACACCGAGGGCGACGATCCAACCTTTACCCGGAAGGTCCTCACCCGTGGAATCGTCGTCTATGCCGCACAACCTTGAGCTGTTGAAGGCCGACATTCGGGACGAGCTCGACAAGATCGAGAGACTGGAGAAGGAGTTTTCCCGGTTTGTGAGGACAAGCTCTCCCTCCCGCCGGAGGCCGTTCCGAACTACGATCGGGGGGCGATCGGCTACTTCGTCCACAACTTCTACAACGGGTGCGAGAACATCTTTCGCTCGGTCGCCCGGTTCTTTGAGAACGACCTCGGTTCCGACGCCTGGCATGCAGACCTGCTCAAGCGCATGAAGCTGGAGGTGGCCGGCTACCGCCCCCCCGTCATCGGTGAGGACCTGTTTCGCCGGCTCGACGATTTCCGCGCCTTTCGCCACAAGTTCCGCCACTGCTACGGCTTCGAGCTCGACTGGGAGAAGGAGCGCCTCATCGCCCGGCGCCTGCGCCCCACGGCTCGCCTGTTTCGCGAGGAGATCCACAGGTTCCTGAAGTCGCTGGAGTCGATTGAAGGGCCGTGACCATAGCCGTGGCCGAGGCGAAATGGCCCGAGCCCGGAACGCCTGGCACCCGGCATCCCGTACCCGCACCTTGGCACCGGAAACCCCCCACTGGGCATCGGGCACCCGATCCCCGCCACGGGCGGGGGGTCAGTCTGGGCTCCGGAGCTCCTCCGGTGCCAGGGTCAGTTGAGCGGTCGCCCCTCTCCCACACAGTCACGCGTCCCCTGCTCCCACCCCCCCCAGCCCTCTTCACTCGCAACCCCGCACTCAGAACCGTATCCTCGTCCCTCGTCCCCCGTCCCCCGTCCCCCGTCACCTTTCACCTTTCACTCCCCCTCCTCCCCCCCTTGACGCCCCCGCCGCCGATCGGTAAACCTCGGGTTCGGCCGGCAGGGTCTCGATCGGCCAGGAGGTGCGCGGGGGACGCTCTTTCGCATCGCGCAGGAAACGTTGCAGCGCCCCGAAGCCCTTGCCCAAGACGGGTTGCGGACGAGCAGGCTTCTCTATATGCCGGGTTCGTTGCGCGGATCGGGACTGCCATCGGCGAACCTCGACTCCTGCAGGAAGCGGCCAGGTGGCGCCGCTCCCCATGAGGGCAAGCCTCTTATGAACAGACTGCGCGGGCACCC
This sequence is a window from Thermodesulfobacteriota bacterium. Protein-coding genes within it:
- a CDS encoding nucleotidyltransferase domain-containing protein is translated as MAYEKLRARWAEERRSREARSEALRRRIEACGPLLFRRYHVQKAVLFGSAAEGRSSERSDVDLFVTPLDSETYWELRRELEEALGAPVDLYTEGDDPTFTRKVLTRGIVVYAAQP